A portion of the Krasilnikovia cinnamomea genome contains these proteins:
- a CDS encoding peptidase domain-containing ABC transporter, whose translation MTVRRRVPAVTQVTQTECGLCSCVALLRYFGRAEEISTAREAMDAGRDGLSAQQLAQFLASRGMLVKPYRVKSVAVLAKFTTPVILYWEDYHFVVLESYDGRTAVVMDPAVGRRRLSAAELEAGFSGIVITAEPGPGFEKTRRRPFSEWRRVPLFADGARRRIALVALLSMGGYGSVLGIPLLTQWAVDRSTRFAGLDDLLLVVALVAAVAGGYFLLHLIRTLVLSSLVTLLGRHLMTETFTRLLALPYRFFTTRQPGELLFRLNSVNTIRDLLSSRVAQGVLDVGSLLGVSIYLFATEWRLGAVAATMLAVNGLYLMRTRVRVLEAVDAEIAHLSKSQSTQLDAIVSIPTIKMGGYADDFIAGWSRVYADSLTAMKTRIRLQQGRIAGVTTTTQMFGPLLVLLASLYLVSHGRISLGAAVAVQAVSATYFALATSVFQTCTEISEATRYVARLGDITATVPEHRGGGRTELASTAIRLRDVSFRFTQHSDLVVRNVSLDIPAGAKVALVGASGSGKSTLGRIICGLYEPTSGTVEIGGIDAAEYDRNALRKAIGYIPQEVHLHNRTILENLTLGQDISIDQVREYCASVGILDFLDDLPMGLKTLVSEMGANFSGGQRQRLAIVRALLQRPRILMMDEATASLDNVNERRVSEIIEDLGATQVIIAHRLATVRSADHIYVFDNGRVVEHGTHADLLDRGSVYAGLYADAATEPLVGGDRA comes from the coding sequence GTGACCGTGCGACGCCGGGTACCCGCGGTCACCCAGGTGACCCAGACCGAGTGTGGGCTCTGTTCCTGCGTGGCGCTGCTGCGCTACTTCGGGCGGGCAGAGGAGATCTCCACGGCGCGGGAGGCGATGGACGCCGGGCGTGACGGCCTCTCCGCACAACAGCTCGCCCAGTTCCTCGCCTCACGGGGGATGCTGGTCAAGCCGTACCGCGTGAAGAGCGTCGCGGTGCTGGCGAAGTTCACCACACCGGTGATCCTCTACTGGGAGGACTACCACTTCGTCGTGCTGGAGAGTTACGACGGGCGGACTGCCGTCGTCATGGATCCGGCCGTGGGCCGGCGCCGCCTCAGCGCCGCCGAACTGGAAGCCGGCTTCAGCGGCATCGTCATCACGGCCGAACCCGGTCCCGGGTTCGAAAAGACCCGACGGCGGCCGTTCAGTGAGTGGCGCCGGGTGCCGCTGTTCGCCGACGGCGCGCGCCGCCGTATCGCGCTGGTCGCGCTGCTGTCGATGGGTGGTTACGGCTCGGTGCTGGGCATTCCCCTGTTGACCCAGTGGGCGGTGGACCGGTCCACGCGTTTCGCCGGACTGGACGACCTGCTGCTGGTTGTCGCGCTGGTGGCAGCGGTCGCCGGGGGGTACTTCCTGCTTCACCTGATCCGCACTCTGGTGCTGTCCAGTCTGGTCACTCTGCTCGGTCGGCACCTGATGACCGAGACCTTCACTCGGCTGTTGGCGCTGCCCTACCGCTTCTTCACCACCCGTCAGCCCGGCGAGCTGCTGTTCCGCCTCAACAGCGTGAATACGATCCGGGATCTGCTCTCCTCGCGGGTGGCTCAGGGCGTGCTCGACGTCGGTTCCCTGCTCGGCGTATCGATCTACCTGTTCGCCACGGAGTGGCGCCTCGGCGCCGTCGCCGCCACCATGCTCGCGGTGAACGGGCTGTACCTGATGCGGACCCGGGTACGCGTCCTGGAGGCCGTGGACGCCGAGATCGCCCACCTGTCGAAAAGCCAGTCCACCCAGCTCGACGCGATCGTGTCCATCCCGACCATCAAGATGGGCGGGTATGCGGACGACTTCATCGCGGGTTGGAGTCGCGTATATGCGGATTCGCTCACCGCGATGAAGACCCGGATCAGATTGCAGCAGGGGCGCATCGCCGGGGTAACCACGACGACACAGATGTTCGGCCCGCTGCTGGTGCTGCTGGCCAGCCTGTATCTGGTCAGCCACGGCCGGATCTCACTCGGCGCGGCGGTCGCGGTACAGGCGGTGTCGGCCACGTACTTCGCGCTGGCGACGTCGGTCTTCCAGACCTGCACCGAGATCAGCGAGGCCACCCGATACGTGGCCCGGCTCGGCGACATCACCGCCACGGTCCCGGAACACCGCGGCGGCGGGCGCACCGAGTTGGCCTCCACGGCGATCCGGCTGCGCGATGTCAGCTTTCGATTCACGCAGCACAGCGATCTGGTCGTCCGCAACGTCTCGCTGGACATCCCGGCCGGCGCCAAGGTTGCCCTGGTCGGCGCCTCGGGTTCCGGCAAGAGCACGCTCGGCCGGATCATCTGCGGACTGTACGAGCCGACGAGCGGCACGGTGGAGATCGGTGGGATCGACGCGGCGGAATACGACAGGAACGCGCTGCGCAAGGCGATCGGTTACATCCCGCAAGAGGTTCACCTGCACAACCGGACCATCCTGGAGAATCTCACCCTCGGCCAGGACATCTCCATCGACCAGGTGCGCGAATACTGCGCCAGCGTCGGGATTCTCGACTTCCTGGACGACCTGCCGATGGGCCTCAAGACCCTGGTGTCGGAGATGGGCGCCAACTTCTCCGGCGGGCAGCGGCAGCGCCTGGCGATTGTGCGGGCGCTGCTCCAGCGTCCCCGCATCCTGATGATGGACGAGGCGACCGCCTCGCTGGACAACGTCAATGAACGCCGGGTCAGCGAGATCATCGAGGATCTCGGAGCGACGCAGGTGATCATCGCGCACCGGCTGGCCACGGTCCGGTCGGCCGATCACATCTACGTTTTCGACAACGGTCGTGTGGTGGAGCACGGCACCCACGCGGACCTGTTGGATCGGGGGTCGGTCTACGCCGGCCTGTACGCAGACGCCGCCACCGAGCCCCTGGTCGGAGGAGACCGAGCATGA